From one Salinibacterium hongtaonis genomic stretch:
- a CDS encoding IclR family transcriptional regulator — MTDTISPARMQVRQDELTSIGIDSVHNPGTSVRKALQLLEAFSGVKRPIGVSELARRAGLPKSTAHRLLSALESGSFVERIGCNYQLSLRAFELGAGVREVRNRGVVGAAFPYLCELFAQTRQVVQLGMLDGNEVVLLEQLHPVSGVRTLDSVGDRLPANCTALGKAILAFSARSAIDAYLKDALTARTQRSVTDPRVFVEHLAVSRQLGVAVEISECHSGLSSIAAPVLVRGRAIGAVSITTASTAFNERALASTLRTVSTQITAALAAA; from the coding sequence ATGACCGACACAATCTCCCCGGCCCGGATGCAGGTCAGGCAGGACGAGCTCACCAGCATCGGAATCGACTCGGTCCACAATCCCGGCACGTCCGTGCGCAAGGCCCTCCAGCTACTCGAAGCCTTCAGCGGCGTCAAGCGTCCAATCGGCGTCAGCGAACTCGCACGACGTGCTGGCCTCCCGAAGTCCACGGCTCACCGCCTTCTCAGCGCCCTCGAGAGCGGATCCTTCGTAGAGCGGATCGGGTGCAACTACCAGCTGAGCCTGCGCGCATTCGAGCTCGGTGCGGGCGTGCGCGAGGTTCGCAACCGCGGCGTTGTGGGCGCTGCCTTCCCGTACCTCTGTGAACTCTTCGCGCAGACCCGACAGGTGGTGCAATTGGGGATGCTTGATGGCAACGAGGTCGTGCTCCTTGAACAGCTACACCCCGTGAGCGGGGTCCGCACGCTCGACTCTGTGGGGGATCGCCTGCCCGCGAACTGCACCGCGCTCGGCAAGGCCATTCTCGCCTTCAGCGCACGTTCCGCGATCGACGCTTACCTGAAGGACGCGCTCACCGCTCGCACGCAACGCTCGGTTACCGACCCAAGAGTATTCGTCGAGCACCTGGCCGTCTCCCGCCAGTTGGGAGTCGCCGTGGAGATCTCCGAGTGTCACTCCGGGCTCTCCTCCATCGCCGCGCCGGTGCTCGTCAGGGGCCGGGCCATCGGCGCCGTCTCCATCACGACCGCCTCAACCGCCTTCAACGAGCGCGCCCTCGCCTCCACTCTGCGCACGGTATCGACACAGATCACCGCTGCGCTCGCCGCCGCGTAG
- a CDS encoding alpha/beta fold hydrolase, producing MATTLPAGVAAHDIDTPSGKIHYIEAGEGHPVLLLHGSGPGATGWSNFAPNIEYLAKSFRVIAPDMPGWGDSDTAIAGTRNHVQTALEILDGLGIDRAAFVGNSMGGMTSTRFATTHPARISHLVTMGPSSGSPGMFGPAGLTEGLRILQAAYRDPSIESMRKLVGIMTFDPAFATEELIEQRSHIASSRPDHLQNFIDGLGGDRSRLQLEPSKIAGIKAPALLIHGRDDRVVHFEHSLRLHSLISNSRLLLINRCGHWAQLEHAGEFNRMVTDFIAHN from the coding sequence ATGGCAACGACTCTTCCCGCCGGGGTAGCGGCGCACGACATCGACACACCCAGTGGCAAGATCCACTACATCGAAGCAGGGGAGGGGCACCCCGTGCTCCTGCTGCATGGCTCAGGTCCCGGGGCCACCGGGTGGAGCAACTTCGCCCCCAACATCGAATACCTCGCCAAAAGTTTCCGCGTCATTGCCCCCGACATGCCCGGTTGGGGAGACTCCGACACGGCCATCGCTGGCACGCGCAATCACGTGCAGACCGCCCTCGAAATCCTCGATGGCCTCGGCATCGACAGGGCCGCTTTCGTGGGTAACTCGATGGGCGGGATGACCTCTACGCGCTTCGCGACGACACACCCCGCCCGCATCTCCCACCTCGTCACGATGGGACCGAGCAGCGGAAGCCCCGGGATGTTCGGTCCCGCCGGCCTCACGGAGGGTCTCCGAATCCTGCAGGCGGCCTACCGCGACCCCTCTATCGAGAGCATGCGCAAGCTGGTAGGCATCATGACATTCGACCCCGCCTTCGCGACTGAGGAGCTCATTGAACAGCGCTCGCACATCGCAAGTTCGCGACCGGACCACCTCCAGAACTTCATCGACGGCCTGGGCGGCGACCGTAGCCGTCTCCAGCTTGAACCCAGCAAGATTGCGGGCATTAAAGCTCCGGCGCTCCTCATTCATGGGCGCGACGACCGCGTGGTGCACTTCGAGCACTCGCTGCGCCTTCACAGCCTGATTTCGAACTCTCGCCTGCTTCTCATCAACCGCTGTGGCCACTGGGCCCAGCTGGAACACGCTGGAGAGTTCAACCGGATGGTCACGGACTTCATCGCGCACAACTGA
- a CDS encoding ABC transporter permease has protein sequence MSFTTKTKSQRTVVPGSPPLGDRSPLRQSRRGMPPWAVMVSIAWLVALMAGAVLLPVLPLPDPGRSDYAAIMAPMFSPGHLLGTDEVGRDILARLLSGAQVSLFVGIASIALAVVLGAPMGIIAGYFGGWTNRVIVAGLDIVLSFPSLVALIALSLFLGPGLWTIVVGIGLIASAPVARVARSATLTFVNRDFVTAARGMGFGHVRILTREILPNVVVPVLAYAMVVIAVAIVAESSLSFLGLGIQPPNASWGSMMGTGRAKLTQAPHIVLMPALTMAISILAINFLSEHFAKRFDIKESAL, from the coding sequence ATGAGCTTCACAACTAAAACCAAGTCGCAGCGCACAGTTGTGCCGGGGAGCCCACCCCTCGGCGATCGCAGCCCGCTCCGCCAGTCACGGAGGGGCATGCCGCCATGGGCGGTCATGGTGTCGATCGCTTGGCTGGTGGCGCTGATGGCCGGCGCCGTGCTGCTGCCCGTGCTGCCGCTGCCTGATCCTGGCCGCTCAGACTATGCCGCCATCATGGCCCCCATGTTCAGCCCAGGGCACCTCCTCGGCACCGACGAGGTGGGGCGGGACATCCTCGCCCGCCTGCTTTCGGGTGCTCAGGTAAGCCTCTTCGTCGGCATCGCGTCAATCGCACTCGCGGTGGTGCTTGGCGCGCCGATGGGCATCATTGCCGGGTACTTCGGCGGATGGACTAACCGAGTGATCGTCGCCGGCCTCGACATTGTGCTGTCCTTTCCAAGTCTGGTAGCGCTCATCGCCCTCAGCCTGTTCCTTGGCCCGGGGCTCTGGACCATCGTTGTCGGCATCGGCCTAATCGCCTCCGCGCCGGTCGCCCGCGTCGCCCGATCCGCCACCCTCACCTTCGTCAACCGCGACTTTGTGACGGCTGCTCGCGGCATGGGCTTCGGGCACGTGCGCATACTCACTCGCGAGATCCTGCCCAACGTGGTCGTGCCGGTGCTCGCCTACGCGATGGTCGTGATCGCGGTTGCGATCGTGGCTGAATCCAGCCTCAGCTTCCTCGGCCTCGGCATCCAGCCCCCCAACGCCAGCTGGGGCTCAATGATGGGCACTGGCCGCGCGAAACTCACACAGGCCCCGCACATCGTGCTAATGCCAGCCCTCACGATGGCGATCTCCATCCTCGCCATCAACTTCCTCTCCGAGCACTTCGCGAAGCGATTCGACATCAAGGAGTCAGCGCTGTGA
- a CDS encoding VOC family protein: MTKPQVRALGYAIVDSADLDGWAKFASDLLGLQIARRTDDLIEFRSDEKEYRLAVRRNTEREGVSILGWETSGPVELEELTAKVEAEGYVVTRHTREEARERRVSQFVSFDDPDSTVRIELYYGLRESLAPFVSPTGAKFVTSGLGFGHAFQAVSDVEKYWRLYVDILGFTLSDHIEGGPDLSVDLNFFHCNRRHHSMAFAHIPTSELKIGHLMFEVDSMDAVGLAWDQVDEHKAAPILSTLGKHTNDKMVSFYVRSPSGFGIEYGTGGIEITDDWVSTRYPDAHYWGHHRITPVNPADAADHG, translated from the coding sequence ATGACAAAGCCACAGGTAAGGGCGCTGGGCTACGCGATTGTGGACTCGGCCGACCTCGACGGTTGGGCGAAGTTCGCATCCGACCTCCTCGGCCTTCAGATCGCCCGAAGAACAGACGACCTCATCGAGTTCCGCTCCGATGAGAAGGAATACCGGCTCGCCGTTCGGCGCAACACGGAGCGCGAAGGCGTTTCGATTCTTGGATGGGAGACCTCCGGCCCGGTAGAGCTAGAGGAACTCACCGCGAAGGTCGAGGCCGAGGGCTACGTCGTGACGCGCCATACCCGGGAGGAGGCCCGCGAGCGCCGCGTGTCGCAGTTCGTCAGCTTCGATGACCCCGACAGCACCGTTCGGATCGAGCTTTACTACGGTCTCCGCGAGAGCCTCGCCCCCTTCGTGTCGCCAACTGGCGCAAAGTTTGTCACGAGTGGCCTGGGCTTTGGGCACGCCTTTCAGGCGGTCAGCGACGTCGAGAAGTACTGGCGCCTCTACGTCGACATCCTCGGCTTCACGCTCAGTGACCACATCGAAGGGGGACCTGACCTCTCGGTCGATCTCAACTTCTTCCATTGCAACCGCCGGCACCACTCCATGGCTTTCGCGCACATCCCGACCTCGGAACTCAAAATCGGTCACCTCATGTTCGAGGTTGACAGCATGGACGCGGTGGGTCTCGCCTGGGACCAGGTCGACGAGCACAAGGCGGCCCCCATCCTGTCGACCCTGGGCAAGCACACGAACGACAAAATGGTGTCCTTCTACGTGCGCAGCCCATCTGGCTTCGGCATCGAATACGGCACCGGCGGCATCGAGATCACCGATGACTGGGTGTCCACGCGTTACCCGGATGCCCACTACTGGGGTCACCACCGCATCACGCCCGTCAACCCTGCCGACGCGGCAGACCACGGCTAG
- a CDS encoding TetR/AcrR family transcriptional regulator, whose protein sequence is MTNPSDHSDTEKQRNRALEATLALVTRSGYRATTLAGVARESAVSESFILWHFRNKDRLFAEALDHSYRERRLDFPSWSEVIAPGHRSRALRDNLDGLSSPTTKGTEYRTFGLMLGLVDHPIEPTARQRFIEYRGLTLAAITGWWNRALRIEDGEDRDTVARLLAEITLAAVDGRFVNAVETEFDPVTTSDIIADGLEALATLLEEDPAVASTMPLSARQSVETLPAPLPSSADPDSTRVQILRAAERVAAGVGIDATSIARICKESGSSPTSIYWFFRDRNAIFESLIGFLHDDWNATHRPHPSHVDARWVNDPLIAGMAHMLWRHEGATNLIRISMLLLLYGGDAHIAARDECLRVRALMREEWASTYSRAVPDLALAANERLLNCVALVHASISDGLLIAQQLNDHSDSMTSYTSAIGEFMRAAIRKQLIRDSSKP, encoded by the coding sequence ATGACCAACCCGAGCGATCATAGTGACACCGAGAAGCAGCGGAATCGCGCCCTAGAGGCCACACTCGCACTCGTGACTCGCTCCGGCTATCGGGCGACCACGCTTGCTGGCGTCGCTCGCGAGTCGGCAGTCTCTGAGAGTTTTATCCTGTGGCACTTCCGCAACAAGGACCGTTTATTCGCGGAGGCACTCGACCACAGCTACCGCGAGCGACGCCTTGATTTCCCATCGTGGAGCGAGGTGATTGCGCCGGGCCACAGGTCTCGCGCCTTGCGCGACAACCTTGACGGTCTCAGTTCGCCCACGACAAAGGGCACGGAATACCGCACATTTGGGCTCATGCTCGGCTTGGTGGATCATCCCATCGAGCCGACAGCGCGACAGCGATTCATTGAGTACCGCGGCCTCACCCTCGCCGCCATCACCGGCTGGTGGAACCGAGCCCTGCGAATTGAGGACGGGGAGGATCGCGACACGGTCGCCCGTTTGCTCGCTGAGATCACCCTCGCCGCGGTCGACGGTCGATTTGTCAACGCCGTTGAGACAGAATTCGACCCGGTGACCACGAGCGATATCATCGCCGATGGACTCGAGGCACTCGCTACGCTTCTCGAGGAAGACCCAGCTGTCGCATCCACGATGCCGCTAAGTGCAAGACAGTCGGTAGAGACGCTGCCCGCCCCTTTACCGTCGAGCGCCGACCCGGACTCGACTCGGGTGCAGATACTTCGCGCCGCCGAAAGAGTTGCTGCCGGTGTCGGCATCGATGCAACGAGTATCGCCAGGATTTGCAAAGAATCTGGCAGCTCGCCGACCTCCATTTATTGGTTCTTCCGCGACAGGAACGCCATCTTTGAGTCGCTGATCGGATTCCTTCACGATGACTGGAACGCAACTCATCGCCCGCACCCCTCTCATGTCGATGCCCGCTGGGTTAACGACCCCCTGATCGCCGGCATGGCGCACATGCTATGGCGACACGAGGGCGCGACGAACCTCATCCGCATCTCGATGTTGCTATTGCTCTACGGCGGCGACGCCCATATTGCAGCACGAGACGAGTGTTTGCGGGTGCGCGCACTGATGCGAGAGGAGTGGGCGTCTACCTACTCGCGCGCAGTACCGGACCTCGCTCTTGCCGCCAATGAACGATTGCTGAATTGCGTCGCCCTGGTACATGCCTCTATCAGTGATGGACTACTGATAGCCCAGCAGCTCAATGACCACTCCGATTCGATGACCTCGTATACGTCGGCCATAGGTGAGTTCATGCGCGCCGCAATACGGAAGCAACTCATACGGGACTCTTCTAAGCCGTGA
- a CDS encoding ABC transporter ATP-binding protein, whose translation MTAKPILEVTDLRIQFTTPQGIAEVVNGVNLSIAPGQVHGLVGESGSGKSVTARAVLGILPRKALHLREGSVRFAGEEILGLGEDQMRERIRGRRIAMVFQDPMTALNPVMRVGKQLVLPIRRHLGLSAKAAKERAIDLLGQVGIPDPIEKFKAYPHQLSGGQRQRIMIALALSCDPELLIADEPTTALDVTVQAQILDLFDKLRRERNLAVLLVSHDLSLIAERCDAVSVMYAGRVVETGSAISTFEAPQHPYTKALEEARPSLDNPPHTLLRTIPGRPPQLTDLPHGCSYANRCPRMTELCLDVDPPLEPGPAGRPVACHHPVAGPNESLDGAGAAVTTERIPR comes from the coding sequence GTGACGGCCAAACCCATCCTCGAGGTCACCGACCTGCGCATCCAGTTCACGACGCCACAAGGAATCGCCGAGGTTGTCAACGGCGTCAACCTCTCCATCGCGCCGGGGCAAGTCCACGGGCTGGTGGGCGAGAGCGGCTCCGGAAAGTCGGTCACCGCCAGGGCGGTGCTGGGTATCCTTCCCCGGAAGGCGCTCCACCTGCGGGAGGGCAGCGTGCGTTTCGCAGGCGAGGAGATCCTCGGCCTTGGCGAAGACCAGATGCGAGAGCGCATTCGTGGCCGACGCATTGCCATGGTGTTCCAGGACCCCATGACGGCTCTGAACCCGGTCATGCGAGTGGGTAAGCAGCTCGTTCTGCCGATTCGGCGCCATCTCGGACTCTCGGCGAAGGCGGCCAAGGAGCGCGCGATCGACCTGCTCGGGCAGGTGGGCATCCCCGACCCGATTGAGAAGTTCAAGGCCTACCCGCACCAGCTCTCGGGCGGCCAACGGCAGCGCATCATGATCGCGCTCGCTCTCTCGTGTGACCCGGAATTGCTCATCGCCGATGAGCCGACCACAGCCCTCGACGTCACTGTCCAGGCGCAGATTCTCGATCTCTTCGACAAGCTCCGTCGCGAACGCAACCTGGCGGTGCTGCTCGTGTCGCACGATCTGAGTCTCATCGCCGAACGCTGCGACGCTGTCTCGGTCATGTACGCGGGACGGGTGGTGGAGACCGGCTCGGCGATCAGCACGTTCGAAGCACCCCAGCATCCGTATACCAAGGCCCTCGAGGAGGCGCGGCCGAGCCTCGACAACCCGCCACACACCCTGCTCCGCACCATCCCCGGCCGGCCGCCGCAACTTACAGACCTACCGCATGGCTGTTCCTACGCCAACCGCTGCCCCCGCATGACCGAGCTCTGCCTCGACGTCGATCCGCCTCTCGAGCCGGGCCCCGCCGGTCGACCAGTCGCGTGCCACCACCCGGTCGCGGGCCCCAACGAGTCCCTCGACGGGGCTGGCGCGGCGGTCACCACAGAGAGGATCCCACGATGA
- a CDS encoding MFS transporter, with amino-acid sequence MPSPHLGGDSAAAHRELNGGTGGARGKRNGPFRALRHRRFAIFWVAAALSTTGTWLSNLAVPFVIFEMTHSATWVGIAAAAQFIPNVLMGPLGGAWADRFDRRKVLLATQMGGSIAALLLYVVVSSGTQNAWLVILPVALQGLFTGLNMPSWQALVHDLVPREDIQSAVTLNTMQFNVGRALGPAIAGVLIGTLGTGPAFLLNSVSFFCVLFALIVIGGGARRALARPRISALRSFGTALTYIRHQRGISVAIMVSLAIGAFFNPVFNLTIILATTVYETGGMKLGIMTAAAGVGALLAGPLVAASRQPLSRVVLVGMLAVGLAVLALGAVQDYTAAVVALFAAGAGFLAVSAGVNTAIQLIVSDRMRGSVIAVRIMLYTSSMAAGALVMGAIADWLGVRQSLMLAGGALLVLGALLFVRPGAAVGRLDDPHDGSQEAP; translated from the coding sequence TTGCCATCACCCCATCTCGGTGGAGATTCAGCCGCTGCGCACCGCGAGTTGAACGGAGGCACCGGAGGCGCTCGGGGCAAACGCAATGGCCCGTTCCGGGCGCTGCGCCACCGTCGCTTCGCGATCTTTTGGGTCGCGGCGGCCCTGTCGACGACCGGTACCTGGCTAAGTAACCTGGCAGTGCCCTTCGTCATCTTCGAGATGACCCACAGTGCCACCTGGGTAGGAATTGCCGCGGCGGCCCAATTCATCCCCAATGTGCTCATGGGTCCCCTTGGCGGCGCGTGGGCCGATCGTTTCGACCGACGGAAGGTGCTGCTGGCGACCCAGATGGGTGGCAGTATTGCCGCCCTTCTGCTCTACGTTGTGGTCTCGTCGGGCACCCAGAACGCGTGGCTAGTAATTCTCCCGGTTGCGTTGCAGGGTCTCTTCACGGGTCTGAACATGCCCAGCTGGCAGGCGCTTGTGCACGACCTTGTGCCGCGAGAGGACATCCAATCGGCGGTGACGCTCAACACCATGCAGTTCAATGTGGGTCGGGCCCTTGGCCCTGCGATCGCCGGAGTGCTCATCGGCACTCTCGGGACGGGCCCGGCCTTCCTGCTCAACAGTGTTTCGTTCTTCTGCGTGCTATTCGCCCTCATCGTGATCGGGGGAGGCGCCCGACGCGCGCTGGCCCGCCCGCGAATCAGCGCGCTCCGCAGCTTCGGCACCGCACTGACCTACATCCGTCACCAGCGAGGGATTTCGGTGGCGATCATGGTCTCCCTCGCGATCGGTGCCTTCTTCAATCCTGTGTTCAACCTCACGATCATCCTCGCGACAACCGTCTATGAGACGGGCGGGATGAAGCTCGGCATCATGACCGCGGCGGCGGGGGTCGGTGCGCTCCTTGCTGGCCCACTCGTGGCGGCGTCGCGGCAGCCGCTCTCTCGCGTCGTTCTCGTGGGGATGCTCGCCGTCGGCCTTGCCGTGCTGGCGCTGGGCGCCGTGCAGGATTACACCGCTGCGGTGGTGGCGCTGTTCGCGGCCGGGGCTGGCTTCCTTGCCGTGAGCGCGGGAGTGAACACCGCCATCCAGCTGATCGTTTCCGACCGCATGAGAGGCAGCGTCATTGCGGTGCGCATCATGCTCTACACCTCGTCAATGGCGGCCGGTGCCCTCGTGATGGGGGCGATCGCCGACTGGCTCGGCGTTCGCCAGTCACTGATGCTCGCCGGAGGAGCCCTCCTCGTGCTTGGCGCGCTATTGTTCGTGCGTCCCGGGGCGGCTGTTGGCCGACTGGACGACCCGCACGACGGCTCGCAAGAGGCCCCGTAG
- a CDS encoding acyl-CoA dehydrogenase family protein: MTSATTTTPSFAQSLHGDPLAGLKVRERIESLAEFWASQEPESNELGRVTQPAADAIKESGLARMLQPAKYGGYEAHLNDFMKAVMSIGAQAPSVGWVAGVVGVHPHELALADPRVQEELWGEDPDVWVASPYAPMGVGIPVEGGFRFTGHWRFSSGTDHCQWVMIGGFVGNPDGSPIRSDVRHFVLPRKDYEILQDSWQVMGLRGTGSKDLVVRDVFVPDYRVIAQDDILAGTAGKLRGLDNPLYALPRASVFSGAITAGTLGIAQSLVAEYIAWTRNRENRSGKASLDPFKLATLGESIADIEASVTHVLADIDRLYDITSAGKLVSLEMRFEVRRNQVRASRRAVDAADRLFMHGGGAALHLDQPLQQRWRDLHAAMNHASNVAEPVYQHAAMTLFGHELPPGARA; encoded by the coding sequence ATGACCAGTGCAACTACCACCACGCCGTCGTTCGCGCAGTCGCTCCACGGTGACCCACTCGCGGGCCTGAAGGTCCGCGAACGCATCGAGTCGCTCGCCGAGTTCTGGGCATCGCAGGAGCCGGAATCCAACGAACTCGGCCGTGTTACGCAGCCCGCGGCAGACGCCATCAAGGAATCTGGGCTCGCACGCATGCTTCAGCCCGCCAAATACGGCGGCTATGAGGCGCACCTGAACGACTTCATGAAGGCTGTCATGTCGATCGGCGCGCAGGCTCCGTCGGTCGGCTGGGTCGCGGGCGTCGTGGGGGTACACCCGCACGAGCTGGCCCTCGCCGACCCGCGGGTGCAGGAGGAACTGTGGGGAGAGGACCCCGACGTTTGGGTCGCCTCGCCCTACGCGCCGATGGGTGTCGGCATCCCTGTCGAGGGCGGATTCCGGTTCACTGGTCACTGGAGGTTCTCGTCGGGCACAGACCACTGCCAGTGGGTCATGATCGGCGGTTTCGTTGGCAACCCCGACGGCAGCCCGATCCGCAGCGATGTGCGTCACTTTGTGCTGCCCCGCAAGGACTACGAAATCCTTCAGGACTCGTGGCAGGTCATGGGGCTGCGTGGCACCGGCAGTAAGGACCTCGTGGTGCGTGACGTGTTTGTGCCTGACTACCGGGTCATCGCTCAGGACGACATCCTGGCGGGCACGGCGGGCAAGCTCCGCGGCCTCGACAACCCGCTTTACGCTCTGCCGCGCGCGAGCGTCTTCTCCGGTGCGATCACGGCGGGCACCCTCGGAATTGCTCAGAGCCTCGTAGCCGAGTACATCGCGTGGACCCGCAACCGTGAGAACCGCAGCGGCAAGGCCTCGCTCGACCCGTTCAAGCTCGCGACCCTCGGTGAGTCGATCGCGGATATCGAGGCAAGCGTCACGCACGTGCTCGCCGATATCGACCGTCTCTACGACATCACGAGCGCGGGCAAGCTGGTCTCCCTCGAGATGCGTTTCGAGGTGCGACGCAACCAGGTGCGTGCTTCTCGCAGGGCTGTGGATGCTGCGGACCGTCTGTTCATGCACGGTGGCGGTGCCGCCCTGCACCTCGATCAGCCGCTGCAGCAGCGGTGGCGCGACCTGCACGCGGCCATGAACCACGCGTCCAACGTGGCGGAGCCCGTGTACCAGCATGCGGCCATGACGCTCTTCGGGCACGAGCTTCCCCCGGGAGCGCGGGCCTGA
- a CDS encoding ABC transporter permease, with protein sequence MTYVKVIAMRSVHLAVVLLGVSFLVYLLLDLLPGDTAEVLVASSANPSPGAVEEIRKQLGLDQPFMLRYVQWLGNAITGDLGVSFRTGQAVTDAIAERLPVTIQLLIMAEVISLAVAVPLAVAAAKRRDQAFDKVVAVFTFTLQSIPNFVVSLVLIVIFAVTLNWLPAIGFTPFGEDPLGNIRSLLIPSIALASGLVPLYMRVLRNEMIRTLQEDYILVARAVGLPQRTVLFRYALKPSLPTLVTVVGINIGTLIGGTLLIELISGLPGIGTLIYSGINNRDYVLVQGLILFIACAYVLTNFIVDMIYPLLDPRVRV encoded by the coding sequence GTGACATACGTCAAGGTCATCGCCATGCGTTCAGTGCATCTTGCGGTGGTGTTACTGGGGGTGAGCTTCCTCGTCTACCTGCTGCTCGACCTGCTGCCGGGCGACACAGCCGAAGTGCTCGTGGCTTCGAGCGCCAACCCGTCTCCGGGTGCGGTGGAGGAAATCCGCAAGCAGCTCGGGCTCGATCAACCATTCATGCTCCGCTATGTGCAGTGGCTCGGCAACGCGATCACCGGCGACCTGGGCGTCTCGTTCCGCACCGGCCAGGCCGTGACAGATGCGATCGCTGAGCGACTTCCTGTCACAATCCAGCTCCTGATCATGGCCGAGGTCATCTCACTCGCCGTGGCTGTACCGCTCGCTGTTGCCGCGGCCAAGCGTCGGGATCAGGCGTTCGACAAGGTTGTCGCAGTCTTCACTTTCACGCTCCAGTCCATCCCCAACTTTGTCGTGTCGCTCGTCTTGATCGTGATCTTCGCGGTGACCCTCAACTGGCTGCCCGCTATTGGGTTCACACCCTTTGGCGAAGACCCGCTCGGCAACATCAGGTCGCTGTTGATTCCGTCGATCGCGCTCGCCTCTGGTCTGGTACCCCTTTACATGCGGGTACTGAGGAACGAGATGATCCGAACCCTCCAGGAGGACTACATCCTCGTGGCTCGAGCGGTGGGACTGCCGCAGCGCACCGTACTCTTCCGCTACGCGCTCAAACCGTCACTGCCAACTCTCGTCACGGTTGTCGGCATTAATATCGGCACGCTCATCGGTGGCACGCTCCTCATTGAGCTCATCTCGGGACTGCCCGGCATCGGCACACTCATTTACAGCGGCATAAACAACCGCGACTACGTACTAGTGCAAGGACTCATCCTGTTCATCGCGTGCGCTTATGTGCTTACCAATTTCATCGTCGACATGATCTACCCGCTACTTGACCCAAGGGTGCGTGTATGA
- a CDS encoding ABC transporter ATP-binding protein: MTDTVASPIAATPSDDIVLSAKGIVVEYGVPGRKAVRAVHGIDIELRRGETLGLVGESGCGKSSTGKALIMLPPPTEGEVTLGSMRLDGMSQRQLRKHRRELQMIFQDPISSLNPRRTALEIVMEPLTFLRHPSPKERALELLQQVGVDAAMARRKPHQLSGGQCQRVSIARGVAQEPSVIICDEPVSALDVSVQAQVLNLLEQMKDEHDLSLVFISHDLAVVKNISDRVAVMYLGRIVELAGSEDIYQKPRHHYTALLLSSIPQPNRPEMLKGVANEGEVATSPPVSTGCPFASRCPAATEICRTVMPPLAEISADHQVACHHPISVEIQPLRTAS, translated from the coding sequence ATGACCGACACGGTCGCCTCCCCCATCGCCGCAACGCCGAGCGACGACATCGTGCTGTCGGCGAAGGGCATCGTTGTGGAATACGGCGTTCCCGGCAGGAAAGCGGTGCGCGCGGTGCACGGCATCGACATCGAACTGCGCCGCGGCGAGACCCTCGGTCTGGTCGGCGAATCCGGATGCGGCAAGTCATCCACAGGCAAGGCGCTTATCATGTTGCCCCCGCCCACCGAGGGCGAGGTCACGCTGGGGTCGATGCGCCTGGACGGGATGAGCCAGCGACAGCTGCGCAAGCACCGTCGTGAGTTGCAGATGATCTTCCAGGACCCAATCTCGTCGCTCAATCCCCGGCGAACGGCCCTCGAAATCGTCATGGAGCCGCTCACGTTCTTGCGGCATCCCTCGCCCAAGGAGCGCGCACTCGAGTTGTTACAGCAGGTGGGGGTCGACGCCGCGATGGCGCGGCGCAAGCCTCACCAACTCTCGGGTGGGCAGTGTCAACGCGTGTCGATTGCGCGCGGAGTCGCACAGGAACCCTCCGTCATCATCTGTGACGAACCCGTTTCGGCACTCGACGTGTCGGTGCAGGCGCAGGTGCTGAACCTGCTCGAACAGATGAAGGACGAGCACGATCTTTCACTCGTATTCATCTCCCATGATCTCGCGGTGGTCAAGAACATCAGTGATCGGGTGGCCGTCATGTACCTGGGCAGGATTGTCGAACTCGCTGGCTCAGAGGACATCTACCAGAAGCCGCGTCACCACTACACAGCACTGCTTCTCAGCTCGATTCCGCAGCCCAATCGTCCGGAGATGCTGAAGGGGGTCGCGAATGAGGGCGAGGTGGCGACCAGTCCGCCCGTGAGCACGGGATGCCCCTTCGCATCGCGCTGCCCCGCCGCGACGGAGATCTGTCGCACCGTGATGCCCCCTCTGGCGGAGATCTCGGCCGATCACCAGGTGGCTTGCCATCACCCCATCTCGGTGGAGATTCAGCCGCTGCGCACCGCGAGTTGA